A window from Athalia rosae chromosome 5, iyAthRosa1.1, whole genome shotgun sequence encodes these proteins:
- the LOC105691259 gene encoding uncharacterized protein LOC105691259 isoform X1 — MTDTDYCCICASDEGVFLDIFTATGRQLGNRSFTREFEKCLSFKVNRDEALSSKICHKCAIELGECYRFVEQHHRAHDKVTKLKKEFSKKCCCLCYSASPKEYLFPLARDFHSTIDLLQKIRECFHEQISKKEAKKRSVCLLCLYHLDMLYDLRILAHCVASKLQQITERKSGVENLPKTETFVVSRKTTCLYKTKVEFPESPSDTDSVDRTMACRRLRSKEMSDQKPSVESKLRKCGQCHSSIEAGIDMFRLYTTGKIVCKLCWITTDPFTADETTKRKQVAQRKPKGTKLCAVFLKDVLQHPGIPKTDKAHRITSVRKGIIYISSSSENEEESNIEKAETNAPMRLRGKKNTSYNKSNTNLKKQLKRSHENLNSICGPNQKKIKINNSNIAETPVPRRSARNQGFDSDNEIAKRKEKNVPNGKHKMASEVKSFKQSETSIDSGDQRAMSITKHRKRGSSAGTSKSVDHFSDSGREQRKIRQVRNKVPLISQRKVTDKVKTQKRMAPKVITSIDLKQQKTSARLKNLGVKSITKSSSAKTLASSKDAKKLIIPPVNYPSNTKSYKCKMCNTVYKNKIIGMKHELTHFKGVEIKIEKLQRDQHFRVPNEYSPASSIIQESTLAEEINLHPDVPSTDIRSEPHADQNNELQTLKSTPQSKKSVEVQGEVESVDFDPIQKTDVNTSPSKESFEDQPVSDDIVLMTNASTNGPADKLVSQEPSGIVSQEKIEKSPDEKKHTDTEPESTSESNSIAVNDNVQVLNETNDRNTDEADEPVGDIEDENLMSQSNEAEAVVVQSAENTRTDGDSGDELESDTDIRIVDTESSTEDSGERLEKQQITADANDFFTPIITDSVVEEPTEEPMEISEDKEISEEISSTNGTSQTSSDVNLISTTKFNVEKTDEVPKNGELHSEATKLNNTPESLIFAVKAVDQDKSTSVVTEILQEVIDLATAEVQKRAENNIIAIPETLENISKEITAMAGKSADIETSCGNFGT, encoded by the exons ATGACAGACACCGATTACTGTTGTATATGCGCAAGCGACGAGGGAGTTTTCTTGGATATATTTACTGCAACTGGTCGCCAGTTAGGAAACAGATCCTTCACCAGGGAATTTGAAAAGTGCCTCTCTTTTAAG gTCAACAGAGATGAAGCCCTATCATCAAAGATTTGTCATAAATGTGCCATTGAATTAGGAGAATGTTATCGGTTTGTTGAACAGCACCATAGAGCACATGACAAAGTAACAAAGCTGaagaaagaattttccaagaaaTGTTGCTGTTTGTGCTATTCCGCTTCTCCCAAAGAGTATCTCTTTCCACTAGCCAGAGACTTTCATTCAACGATTGATCTTCTTCAAAAGATACGTGAATGTTTTCATGAACAG ATTAGCAAaaaagaagccaaaaaaagaTCAGTATGTCTTCTATGCCTCTATCATTTGGATATGCTATATGATCTAAGGATACTTGCTCACTGTGTTGCATCCAAATTGCAGCAAATTACAGAGAGAAAATCCGGAGTGGAGAATCTACCAAAG ACAGAAACATTTGTAGTCAGTCGCAAAACAACTTGCCTCTACAAAACAAAGGTTGAATTTCCTGAATCTCCTTCTGATACGGATAGTGTAGACAGAACAATGGCTTGCCGAAGACTTCGCTCTAAGGAAATGAGTGACCAGAAGCCTTCTGTAGAATCAAAGCTCCGTAAATGTGGGCAGTGTCATAGTTCAATTGAAGCTGGGATTGATATGTTCCGATTGTATACGACAGGCAAAATCGTGTGTAAATTGTGCTGGATAACAACAGATCCATTTACAGCAGATGAAACTACGAAGCGCAAGCAAGTGGCTCAAAGGAAACCCAAGGGCACTAAGTTGTGCGCAGTGTTTCTAAAAGATGTTCTACAACATCCGGGGATTCCAAAAACTGATAAAGCTCATAGAATTACAAGTGTTCGCAAAGGCATAATTTACATTTCTAGCAGTTCGGAAAATGAGGAAGAATCTAACATTGAAAAAGCAGAAACTAATGCACCTATGCGgttacgtggaaaaaaaaatacatcctaTAATAAGTCAAacacaaatttaaaaaaacaattgaaacGGAGTCATGAGAATCTGAACAGTATCTGTGGACCCaaccaaaaaaagataaaaattaataattcaaacaTTGCTGAAACTCCAGTTCCAAGACGAAGTGCTCGCAATCAAGGCTTCGATTCAGATAATGAGATTGCAAAacgcaaggaaaaaaatgttccgaACGGAAAACACAAAATGGCAAGTGAGGTAAAAAGTTTTAAGCAGTCCGAGACTAGTATCGATTCTGGGGACCAGCGTGCGATGTCAATTACTAAACACCGAAAGCGAGGGAGTTCTGCTGGTACGTCTAAGAGTGTGGATCATTTTTCAGACAGTGGTAGAGAGCAGAGAAAAATACGTCAGGTCCGCAACAAAGTTCCGTTGATTTCACAACGCAAAGTGACTGACAAAGTAAAAACACAAAAACGCATGGCGCCGAAAGTTATAACTAGCATTGATTTAAAACAGCAGAAAACGAGTGCACGGTTGAAGAACTTAGGTGTCAAATCTATAACCAAAAGCTCATCAGCCAAAACATTAGCGTCCTCTAAGGACGctaagaaattaattattccgcCAGTTAATTATCCTTCTAACACAAAATCGTACAAATGCAAAATGTGCAATACggtatacaaaaataaaattattggaaTGAAGCACGAATTGACACACTTCAAGGGTGtcgaaattaaaatagaaaagttgCAACGCGATCAGCATTTTCGGGTGCCTAATGAATATTCCCCAGCAAGTAGCATCATTCAAGAGTCCACTTTGGcggaagaaataaatttgcaTCCTGATGTACCGTCTACAGATATTCGTAGCGAGCCTCATGCGGATCAAAACAACGAATTACAAACTCTAAAAAGTACTCCACAATCTAAAAAATCTGTAGAGGTACAGGGGGAGGTGGAATCTGTCGATTTCGACCCTATTCAAAAAACAGATGTCAATACCAGCCCATCGAAGGAATCCTTTGAAGATCAACCGGTTTCAGATGATATCGTTTTAATGACAAATGCATCAACAAACGGACCTGCGGATAAACTTGTGTCACAAGAACCTTCTGGAATCGTCAgtcaagaaaaaattgaaaagtcgCCGGATGAGAAGAAACACACAGACACCGAACCTGAGTCGACAAGTGAATCAAACTCCATTGCCGTCAATGATAATGTGCAAGTTTTGAATGAAACTAATGACCGAAATACTGATGAAGCTGATGAGCCTGTTGGTGATATCGAAGATGAAAATCTGATGTCTCAAAGTAATGAAGCAGAGGCAGTAGTAGTCCAGTCTGCAGAAAATACTAGAACTGATGGAGATTCTGGTGACGAATTAGAAAGTGATACAGATATTCGAATTGTGGATACAGAAAGTTCAACAGAAGATAGTGGTGAGCGATTGGAAAAGCAGCAGATCACAGCAGACGCAAATGACTTTTTCACACCAATTATCACGGATTCTGTAGTTGAAGAACCAACTGAAGAGCCGATGGAAATCAGTGAGGATAAGGAAATTTCTGAAGAAATATCAAGTACAAATGGAACCTCGCAAACTAGTTCAGACGTCAATCTCATTTCAACAACCAAGTTTAATGTGGAAAAGACTGACGAGGTACcaaaaaatggagaattgCACTCCGAAGCAACAAAGTTAAACAATACTCCTGAATCCTTGATATTTGCGGTGAAAGCAGTAGATCAGGACAAGTCAACATCTGTAGTTACCGAAATATTACAAGAAGTCATCGACCTTGCGACCGCTGAGGTTCAAAAAAGAGCAGAGAACAATATAATTGCTATTCCTGAAACTTTGGAGAACATTTCAAAAGAAATAACAGCTATGGCCGGCAAATCCGCGGACATAGAGACGTCTTGCGGCAATTTTGGTACATAA
- the LOC105691261 gene encoding lipid storage droplets surface-binding protein 1-like isoform X2, with protein sequence MSCQLPASSQGILRSPPCHPVPNSSRFQEVSTMRGVKGQPAPYGRDSSGEADVDKSGKEYECIGRIAKIPSFESRSMMMSNLYSSVKQSHEIAQTMFDNVAEGFSKSAEVMSPVTAKIGETLEGPLRAIDNVVCTGLDFLEENIPSVKLPPEQMYECSKDYVNSYILEPVVRCTLAHLENFRDMILQYSNSGAKTNAENKTDD encoded by the exons ATGAGCTGTCAGCTGCCGGCGAGCAGTCAAGGAATTTTGCGATCTCCACCCTGTCACCCTGTGCCTAACAG ctCTCGTTTTCAGGAAGTGAGTACCATGCGTGGTGTAAAAGGCCAACCTGCACCTTACGGCAGAGACAGTTCCGGCGAGGCCGATGTTGATAAATCTGGTAAAGAGTACGAGTGCATCGGCCGAATTGCAAAGATCCCTTCTTTCGAATCCAGAAGCATGATGATGTCAAATTTATATTCGAGCGTTAAACAATCGCATGAGATTGCCCAGACAATGTTTGATAACGTGGCAGAGGGTTTTTCCAAAAGTGCCGAAGTTATGAGTCCTGTAACTGCTAAAATCGGGGAAACTCTTGAAGGTCCTTTAAGAGCAATCGATAACGTTGTTTGTACGGGGCTTGACTTTCTCGAAGAGAATATACCTTCGGTAAAATTGCCACCAGAACAGATGTACGAGTGTTCTAAGGATTACGTGAACAGTTACATCTTAGAACCCGTAGTACGGTGCACTCTTGCGCACTTAGAAAACTTCAGGGATATGATCTTGCAATACTCCAACTCCGGCGCAAAAACTAATGCGGAGAATAAAACAGACGATTAA
- the LOC105691261 gene encoding lipid storage droplets surface-binding protein 1-like isoform X4, whose protein sequence is MRGVKGQPAPYGRDSSGEADVDKSGKEYECIGRIAKIPSFESRSMMMSNLYSSVKQSHEIAQTMFDNVAEGFSKSAEVMSPVTAKIGETLEGPLRAIDNVVCTGLDFLEENIPSVKLPPEQMYECSKDYVNSYILEPVVRCTLAHLENFRDMILQYSNSGAKTNAENKTDD, encoded by the coding sequence ATGCGTGGTGTAAAAGGCCAACCTGCACCTTACGGCAGAGACAGTTCCGGCGAGGCCGATGTTGATAAATCTGGTAAAGAGTACGAGTGCATCGGCCGAATTGCAAAGATCCCTTCTTTCGAATCCAGAAGCATGATGATGTCAAATTTATATTCGAGCGTTAAACAATCGCATGAGATTGCCCAGACAATGTTTGATAACGTGGCAGAGGGTTTTTCCAAAAGTGCCGAAGTTATGAGTCCTGTAACTGCTAAAATCGGGGAAACTCTTGAAGGTCCTTTAAGAGCAATCGATAACGTTGTTTGTACGGGGCTTGACTTTCTCGAAGAGAATATACCTTCGGTAAAATTGCCACCAGAACAGATGTACGAGTGTTCTAAGGATTACGTGAACAGTTACATCTTAGAACCCGTAGTACGGTGCACTCTTGCGCACTTAGAAAACTTCAGGGATATGATCTTGCAATACTCCAACTCCGGCGCAAAAACTAATGCGGAGAATAAAACAGACGATTAA
- the LOC105691259 gene encoding uncharacterized protein LOC105691259 isoform X2 — MLYDLRILAHCVASKLQQITERKSGVENLPKTETFVVSRKTTCLYKTKVEFPESPSDTDSVDRTMACRRLRSKEMSDQKPSVESKLRKCGQCHSSIEAGIDMFRLYTTGKIVCKLCWITTDPFTADETTKRKQVAQRKPKGTKLCAVFLKDVLQHPGIPKTDKAHRITSVRKGIIYISSSSENEEESNIEKAETNAPMRLRGKKNTSYNKSNTNLKKQLKRSHENLNSICGPNQKKIKINNSNIAETPVPRRSARNQGFDSDNEIAKRKEKNVPNGKHKMASEVKSFKQSETSIDSGDQRAMSITKHRKRGSSAGTSKSVDHFSDSGREQRKIRQVRNKVPLISQRKVTDKVKTQKRMAPKVITSIDLKQQKTSARLKNLGVKSITKSSSAKTLASSKDAKKLIIPPVNYPSNTKSYKCKMCNTVYKNKIIGMKHELTHFKGVEIKIEKLQRDQHFRVPNEYSPASSIIQESTLAEEINLHPDVPSTDIRSEPHADQNNELQTLKSTPQSKKSVEVQGEVESVDFDPIQKTDVNTSPSKESFEDQPVSDDIVLMTNASTNGPADKLVSQEPSGIVSQEKIEKSPDEKKHTDTEPESTSESNSIAVNDNVQVLNETNDRNTDEADEPVGDIEDENLMSQSNEAEAVVVQSAENTRTDGDSGDELESDTDIRIVDTESSTEDSGERLEKQQITADANDFFTPIITDSVVEEPTEEPMEISEDKEISEEISSTNGTSQTSSDVNLISTTKFNVEKTDEVPKNGELHSEATKLNNTPESLIFAVKAVDQDKSTSVVTEILQEVIDLATAEVQKRAENNIIAIPETLENISKEITAMAGKSADIETSCGNFGT, encoded by the exons ATGCTATATGATCTAAGGATACTTGCTCACTGTGTTGCATCCAAATTGCAGCAAATTACAGAGAGAAAATCCGGAGTGGAGAATCTACCAAAG ACAGAAACATTTGTAGTCAGTCGCAAAACAACTTGCCTCTACAAAACAAAGGTTGAATTTCCTGAATCTCCTTCTGATACGGATAGTGTAGACAGAACAATGGCTTGCCGAAGACTTCGCTCTAAGGAAATGAGTGACCAGAAGCCTTCTGTAGAATCAAAGCTCCGTAAATGTGGGCAGTGTCATAGTTCAATTGAAGCTGGGATTGATATGTTCCGATTGTATACGACAGGCAAAATCGTGTGTAAATTGTGCTGGATAACAACAGATCCATTTACAGCAGATGAAACTACGAAGCGCAAGCAAGTGGCTCAAAGGAAACCCAAGGGCACTAAGTTGTGCGCAGTGTTTCTAAAAGATGTTCTACAACATCCGGGGATTCCAAAAACTGATAAAGCTCATAGAATTACAAGTGTTCGCAAAGGCATAATTTACATTTCTAGCAGTTCGGAAAATGAGGAAGAATCTAACATTGAAAAAGCAGAAACTAATGCACCTATGCGgttacgtggaaaaaaaaatacatcctaTAATAAGTCAAacacaaatttaaaaaaacaattgaaacGGAGTCATGAGAATCTGAACAGTATCTGTGGACCCaaccaaaaaaagataaaaattaataattcaaacaTTGCTGAAACTCCAGTTCCAAGACGAAGTGCTCGCAATCAAGGCTTCGATTCAGATAATGAGATTGCAAAacgcaaggaaaaaaatgttccgaACGGAAAACACAAAATGGCAAGTGAGGTAAAAAGTTTTAAGCAGTCCGAGACTAGTATCGATTCTGGGGACCAGCGTGCGATGTCAATTACTAAACACCGAAAGCGAGGGAGTTCTGCTGGTACGTCTAAGAGTGTGGATCATTTTTCAGACAGTGGTAGAGAGCAGAGAAAAATACGTCAGGTCCGCAACAAAGTTCCGTTGATTTCACAACGCAAAGTGACTGACAAAGTAAAAACACAAAAACGCATGGCGCCGAAAGTTATAACTAGCATTGATTTAAAACAGCAGAAAACGAGTGCACGGTTGAAGAACTTAGGTGTCAAATCTATAACCAAAAGCTCATCAGCCAAAACATTAGCGTCCTCTAAGGACGctaagaaattaattattccgcCAGTTAATTATCCTTCTAACACAAAATCGTACAAATGCAAAATGTGCAATACggtatacaaaaataaaattattggaaTGAAGCACGAATTGACACACTTCAAGGGTGtcgaaattaaaatagaaaagttgCAACGCGATCAGCATTTTCGGGTGCCTAATGAATATTCCCCAGCAAGTAGCATCATTCAAGAGTCCACTTTGGcggaagaaataaatttgcaTCCTGATGTACCGTCTACAGATATTCGTAGCGAGCCTCATGCGGATCAAAACAACGAATTACAAACTCTAAAAAGTACTCCACAATCTAAAAAATCTGTAGAGGTACAGGGGGAGGTGGAATCTGTCGATTTCGACCCTATTCAAAAAACAGATGTCAATACCAGCCCATCGAAGGAATCCTTTGAAGATCAACCGGTTTCAGATGATATCGTTTTAATGACAAATGCATCAACAAACGGACCTGCGGATAAACTTGTGTCACAAGAACCTTCTGGAATCGTCAgtcaagaaaaaattgaaaagtcgCCGGATGAGAAGAAACACACAGACACCGAACCTGAGTCGACAAGTGAATCAAACTCCATTGCCGTCAATGATAATGTGCAAGTTTTGAATGAAACTAATGACCGAAATACTGATGAAGCTGATGAGCCTGTTGGTGATATCGAAGATGAAAATCTGATGTCTCAAAGTAATGAAGCAGAGGCAGTAGTAGTCCAGTCTGCAGAAAATACTAGAACTGATGGAGATTCTGGTGACGAATTAGAAAGTGATACAGATATTCGAATTGTGGATACAGAAAGTTCAACAGAAGATAGTGGTGAGCGATTGGAAAAGCAGCAGATCACAGCAGACGCAAATGACTTTTTCACACCAATTATCACGGATTCTGTAGTTGAAGAACCAACTGAAGAGCCGATGGAAATCAGTGAGGATAAGGAAATTTCTGAAGAAATATCAAGTACAAATGGAACCTCGCAAACTAGTTCAGACGTCAATCTCATTTCAACAACCAAGTTTAATGTGGAAAAGACTGACGAGGTACcaaaaaatggagaattgCACTCCGAAGCAACAAAGTTAAACAATACTCCTGAATCCTTGATATTTGCGGTGAAAGCAGTAGATCAGGACAAGTCAACATCTGTAGTTACCGAAATATTACAAGAAGTCATCGACCTTGCGACCGCTGAGGTTCAAAAAAGAGCAGAGAACAATATAATTGCTATTCCTGAAACTTTGGAGAACATTTCAAAAGAAATAACAGCTATGGCCGGCAAATCCGCGGACATAGAGACGTCTTGCGGCAATTTTGGTACATAA
- the LOC105691225 gene encoding tetratricopeptide repeat protein 29-like, with protein MSHTFAPSWNPCQVFGDTVRESNESNSSNVPEALRRVKTLAKALPTELKKVKATWKSLLPVLSAEDVRRYRIPHHEVVGLELEEAGYDDAARYIKMLITLDEELRNQAGPGTVIWTNPWLKDRSDFVDRLKFGLAEANRAMLNDERAAQANALLETALYFQEKTWEWWWIAEQLFRSALTVAESIKDDSQTVTTIKYLYGRFLLNEMKDADGSLKYLEESREASHDKAWNASKILGIKQNSLFRECCALLYRVFLSLARKGHKDNANIAVKACQKALKHAMDCKMIRRYVHDRLYHCSINSLLSCELGRSYLQAKEAKLALQNFIKYLNLSRKMLDYEGICNAHMELASTYKVFKCYSLELGDVANTMEQLELFRETASRFRIPSKLAQAHYLIGKHLLSRNYLPQATAHLEFTFSLYNDLGQSAEAHQARCFAAVSKGQEYIDQYIEQLLKCGNNDESATLRLCAWKNDRTPFWLAKKYANEMTGEGNAVMKKISSNKVYRSEIIQSLAPIIRVLSEDFVAYDTTVNPDYMREN; from the exons atgtcTCATACTTTCGCACCGTCTTGGAATCCCTGTCAGGTATTCGGAGATACAGTGCGAGAATCTAACGAATCCAATAGTTCCAACGTCCCTGAAGCATTGCGTAGAGTAAAGACTCTAGCTAAGGCATTGCCGACAGAACTTAAAAAAGTTAAAGCGACATGGAAGTCCTTGCTACCAGTACTTTCGGCAGAGGACGTCAGAAG GTATCGCATTCCACATCACGAAGTTGTCGGATTGGAACTGGAAGAAGCTGGATATGACGACGCAGCACGATATATAAAGATGCTTATTACCCTCGACGAAGAATTGCGAAATCAGGCTGGTCCCGGTACCGTGATTTGGACCAACCCTTGGCTCAAAGACCGCAGCGACTTTGTCGATCGTTTAAAATTCGGTTTAGCTGAAGCAAACAGAGCAATGCTGAACG ATGAACGGGCTGCTCAGGCGAATGCTCTACTAGAGACGGCGTTATACTTTCAAGAAAAAACCTGGGAATGGTGGTGGATTGCGGAGCAACTCTTCCGGAGCGCTCTGACCGTTGCCGAATCAATCAAAGACGATAGCCAAACCGTAACGACCATAAAATACCTGTATGGACGGTTTCTTTTGAACGAAA TGAAAGACGCGGACGgatctttgaaatatttggaGGAGTCTCGTGAGGCGTCTCATGACAAAGCTTGGAATGCATCAAAGATACTTGGCATCAAGCAAAACAGTCTCTTCAGGGAATGTTGCGCACTTTTGTATCGCGTATTCTTGTCGTTGGCCAGAAAGGGGCATAAAGATAATGCAAACATCGCGGTCAAGGCCTGCCAAAAAGCGTTGAAGCATGCTATGGACTGTAAGATGATTAGACGATATGTACATGATCGACTTTATCATTGTTCTATAAACTCTTTGTTAAGCTG TGAACTGGGAAGAAGTTACCTTCAGGCAAAAGAGGCCAAGCTGGccttacaaaattttattaaatatcTAAACCTCTCCAGAAAAATGCTCGACTACGAAGGAATATGCAACGCGCACATGGAACTGGCCTCTACCTACAAGGTTTTCAAATGCTATTCACTC GAGTTGGGCGACGTGGCGAACACCATGGAACAATTAGAGCTGTTTCGAGAAACTGCTTCGCGGTTCCGAATACCCTCTAAACTAGCACAGGCCCACTATCTTATAGGGAAACATCTCCTTAGCCGAAACTACCTTCCACAGGCTACGGCACATCTGGAGTTTACATTCTCGCTTTATAATGATTTGGGACAATCAGCCGAAGCTCATCAAGCTCGCTGCTTTGCGGCTGTTTCGAAGG GGCAAGAATATATAGATCAATATATAGAGCAGTTGCTCAAATGTGGAAATAACGATGAATCTGCTACCCTGAGGCTCTGCGCttggaaaaatgatcgaacgcCATTTTGGCTGGCGAAAAAATATGCAAACGAGATGACTGGGGAAGGTAATgccgtaatgaaaaaaatatcaagtaataaagttt ATAGAagcgaaattattcaaagcCTGGCACCGATCATTAGAGTTCTCTCTGAGGATTTCGTAGCCTACGATACTACTGTCAATCCGGATTATATGAGAGAAAACTAA
- the LOC105691261 gene encoding lipid storage droplets surface-binding protein 1-like isoform X3 → MSTMRGVKGQPAPYGRDSSGEADVDKSGKEYECIGRIAKIPSFESRSMMMSNLYSSVKQSHEIAQTMFDNVAEGFSKSAEVMSPVTAKIGETLEGPLRAIDNVVCTGLDFLEENIPSVKLPPEQMYECSKDYVNSYILEPVVRCTLAHLENFRDMILQYSNSGAKTNAENKTDD, encoded by the exons a TGAGTACCATGCGTGGTGTAAAAGGCCAACCTGCACCTTACGGCAGAGACAGTTCCGGCGAGGCCGATGTTGATAAATCTGGTAAAGAGTACGAGTGCATCGGCCGAATTGCAAAGATCCCTTCTTTCGAATCCAGAAGCATGATGATGTCAAATTTATATTCGAGCGTTAAACAATCGCATGAGATTGCCCAGACAATGTTTGATAACGTGGCAGAGGGTTTTTCCAAAAGTGCCGAAGTTATGAGTCCTGTAACTGCTAAAATCGGGGAAACTCTTGAAGGTCCTTTAAGAGCAATCGATAACGTTGTTTGTACGGGGCTTGACTTTCTCGAAGAGAATATACCTTCGGTAAAATTGCCACCAGAACAGATGTACGAGTGTTCTAAGGATTACGTGAACAGTTACATCTTAGAACCCGTAGTACGGTGCACTCTTGCGCACTTAGAAAACTTCAGGGATATGATCTTGCAATACTCCAACTCCGGCGCAAAAACTAATGCGGAGAATAAAACAGACGATTAA
- the LOC105691261 gene encoding lipid storage droplets surface-binding protein 1-like isoform X1, whose amino-acid sequence MTGNAEKPETSSNVIQKSTAFSIVYIAYGEVSTMRGVKGQPAPYGRDSSGEADVDKSGKEYECIGRIAKIPSFESRSMMMSNLYSSVKQSHEIAQTMFDNVAEGFSKSAEVMSPVTAKIGETLEGPLRAIDNVVCTGLDFLEENIPSVKLPPEQMYECSKDYVNSYILEPVVRCTLAHLENFRDMILQYSNSGAKTNAENKTDD is encoded by the exons atgacTGGAAACGCTGAGAAACCTGAGACAAGCTCTAACGTAATCCAGAAGTCAACCGCGTTCAGCATTGTGTATATTGCCTACGGG GAAGTGAGTACCATGCGTGGTGTAAAAGGCCAACCTGCACCTTACGGCAGAGACAGTTCCGGCGAGGCCGATGTTGATAAATCTGGTAAAGAGTACGAGTGCATCGGCCGAATTGCAAAGATCCCTTCTTTCGAATCCAGAAGCATGATGATGTCAAATTTATATTCGAGCGTTAAACAATCGCATGAGATTGCCCAGACAATGTTTGATAACGTGGCAGAGGGTTTTTCCAAAAGTGCCGAAGTTATGAGTCCTGTAACTGCTAAAATCGGGGAAACTCTTGAAGGTCCTTTAAGAGCAATCGATAACGTTGTTTGTACGGGGCTTGACTTTCTCGAAGAGAATATACCTTCGGTAAAATTGCCACCAGAACAGATGTACGAGTGTTCTAAGGATTACGTGAACAGTTACATCTTAGAACCCGTAGTACGGTGCACTCTTGCGCACTTAGAAAACTTCAGGGATATGATCTTGCAATACTCCAACTCCGGCGCAAAAACTAATGCGGAGAATAAAACAGACGATTAA